One Triticum dicoccoides isolate Atlit2015 ecotype Zavitan chromosome 5B, WEW_v2.0, whole genome shotgun sequence genomic window carries:
- the LOC119311388 gene encoding uncharacterized protein LOC119311388: MGDGRRRRRRRKNSRRVPAREGDIDDVPGELLEVVFLRLPSPAHLIRAACTCRRWRNVIAGDGGGFLRRFGSLHGASADHVVGHYRVNERHGHPRPPGLNPVFVPSSSSSSPWADAVAARNLALDFLPRGEFGDCGWELADIRAGLLLLFHSELAPGLLICDPLRRCYREIPRSAWFHGCHMLGAFLLDGEDKDAAAGISMSNFRVTCALFRFGDRNARACAFSSAAGGWTSGAARSSTSVCRDRELAPIYFAGSSKGKRFASWTVGDNVVLALDKDTAELLSGVVPDDAQYAVLRDKRHAAEYAYQLPWPPTIEACVT, encoded by the coding sequence ATGGgggacggccgccgccgccgccgccgccgcaagaaTTCCCGGCGGGTACCCGCGCGGGAGGGAGATATTGACGACGTTCCGGGCGAGCTTCTCGAGGTGGTGTTCCTGCGCCTCCCCTCGCCTGCCCACCTCATCCGTGCCGCGTGCACCTGCAGGCGATGGCGCAACGTAatcgcgggcgacggcggcggcttccTCCGCCGGTTCGGCTCTCTCCACGGCGCGTCGGCCGACCACGTTGTCGGCCACTACCGCGTCAACGAGCGCCACGGCCACCCGCGTCCGCCTGGCCTTAACCCCGTATTCGTcccgtcctcctcctcttcctcgccgtGGGCGGACGCCGTCGCCGCTCGGAACCTCGCACTCGACTTCCTCCCGCGGGGCGAGTTTGGCGATTGCGGCTGGGAGCTCGCCGACATCCGGGCCGGCCTTCTGCTCCTCTTCCACTCGGAGCTGGCGCCAGGCCTCCTCATCTGCGATCCCCTGAGGCGATGCTACAGGGAAATCCCTCGCTCGGCGTGGTTCCACGGCTGCCACATGCTGGGCGCTTTCCTCCTCGACGGCGAGGACAAGGACGCGGCCGCGGGCATCAGCATGTCAAACTTCAGGGTGACGTGCGCGCTCTTTCGCTTTGGGGACCGCAACGCCAGGGCCTGCGCCTTCTCGTCTGCCGCCGGCGGCTGGACCTCCGGGGCCGCACGTAGCAGCACATCAGTCTGCCGCGACAGGGAGTTGGCCCCCATCTATTTCGCAGGAAGCAGCAAGGGGAAGAGGTTCGCCTCTTGGACGGTCGGAGACAACGTTGTTCTTGCTCTGGACAAGGACACCGCCGAGCTCTTATCTGGTGTGGTGCCGGACGACGCACAGTACGCCGTGCTCCGGGACAAGCGCCACGCCGCGGAGTACGCGTACCAGCTGCCATGGCCACCCACGATCGAAGCTTGCGTAACCTAG